CATTATCcatgcttataatgcttgtgagtcaaggcaatatcgaggcaatacgcacagtatacacatatgccaatacgagactgatcaattgcagtcctaaaaatcaatgtgaagattcaaccaaacaataccaaatgaattcacATAAAGTCTTTATTTTGTAGTGTAAGTCTGATAAGGCATGAATAGAAGAGGTTATTATTCcttgttattcattcatttttcaaCATTGTAATGATGAATAGACCCAATATAGTTACCAACATTTTttcatattcataataataatgttgttagaatacatatgattaaaatatttacaaatctAGGATAATAAATAATCTGATAATGTAGAATTAACAGTGATAGACAAATAGATTTCCTGAAATAACACAAcaattataaaatagaaaattgttaaatatattcatatacatgaacttataaatataaacattggcagataacaataaaatataatgaCAATAGTATATAAATAACTCCtcttgtagctcttctagagttactgcctgtcccaagctcgggtaaagaaggagggttgggcatggagtcggcaacctcatcccgtagaaaaaaacgTCAACTAGTAAGTATTTAGATAAAAACCAATATTCACCTTTAATTATTCATGATTTATATAAGAATTTATAGTTTTCAGTttacaaaatgaatgaaaattattctgaagtgttaatttttttaattatgatttattaATTATATCATGTGCATAGAATTCAAGTAtagaattattttttatatcaaAACGTACACCGGGTCTGTTAGAACGATTTGATGTTAATTTATCTTTTGATTGTGTATCAAGTTTATTTTTTAGTGTAGATGATTTTGGTCTAATTGTATTAATATTGTAATTATTAATTGTAGatatattagtagtattaaaATCTCCATCAAAATTTCGAATAATACTATTGGAAACAACATTAGGTATTTGTGATTTCCAAGAGTTAGCTGAAAAAGGTCTTATAGAAGAAGTTTCTTGATTATTAGTATTATAAAATGTTAAACCAGTTTGATTGGTGTTGTATATAGTGCAACCGGTTTCAGCGTTTACTGTTACGTTCGATGTTTTGTTAGACGCTTTGCTATCTGTCTGTGGTTTTACAAAACTTTTAGGGCGTTTAAGTATCGATTTTATAGGAAAAGAGTTGGTGATAACGGGATTACAGGATGATAAGTTTTCATCTGTGTATGATAGATTATTCTGAGTTATTAGCTTAGTTGATGAGGAAAAGCTATGAGGCAGTTGTTCAGTGTTATTTGATTTTGAAATCGATAAGCATTTACATGGTTCATCATGCATGGTCGTCTTCTCAAAATCGTCATGTAGGATGGATCCCTTTATCTCTTTAGTTTGATTACCAGAGGGTAACATTTCCCCGCATTCATCTTCCACAGTTATTGGTTCGTTCACATTTGgagtatttgaaatattttcatcaaataTATTGTCATGCTGACTTTCGTCATTCCGTTGCTCAATAAATTCTAATGATTTATGTGTTGAATTTGAACTTGAATGGTCATTTTCATAAGAAATTAATTTGGATTGCAAAGTTTCTTCCGAATCGTTATTCCTATTTTCACTATTCGTAGACGGAATTAAATGTTCCATATCTAATTTTTCACCAATTCCTTCGGAGCTACATAGTTCATCAACTTGTGACAGTGATTGGCATTCTTCGGTATCTGGATTTCTAAATACTACTGATATCTGATCATCAGACATTAGAAACCTAGAAGTTGCCTTTGTACACTCTGGTGATTTACATAAATCTCTTAATTCTTCGTTTAGTGGTATAACAGAGTCTGTTTTATCTTCTTTTTCCGAAACTTCGGATATAATAGCTGTATTTGCTGTTGTTTCAATGATCTCTACAGGTTCATTTTTAAAGGAATCACATTTTGAGATGCTCTTGTTACATACATTGAGGTCTTCCTCAATTATTATTGTATCATTGGATTTCAGTTCTACTGGAAGCTTATTTTCCACTTGACTTGGAGCATTATATTCCAGTTTACTATCATTACCAGAGGATGCTATGATGTGTTTATTAGTGTTTTGGTTAGTATTATTCATAGAAACAAAAGCTATTTCGGATTTCTCAAAAAAGGGTTTGATTTGTTCAGATTTATTTAATGGTGTACCAAATTTGGGTTTAACTGATCTTTTTGGTGAAGAGGGATTTTtgaaaaatttaatattttgaaaacttACAGGGGTTACAGATAAAACAGAAGATTTTGGTAATTGTTTGTGGATATCTGTGTCAGACGTTTTATTCTGAACAATTAAAGTATGCTGATTTTTTGCAGTCATTTGTTCATTCAACTTTCTTGCACTATTTAAAGATATAAAATCATTAGGACCGGTAGGTGTATGGGATTGCTGTGTAGGTCCTTCAAAGATGTTTCGTATGTGACTGTAATCTGACTGATCATTATCTACGTTAAATGTATTTGTGGATCTGTTCCCATATCTGAGTGTTTTATCACTTCCATAAGCAGATGAAACTCTACGAGGGGGTTGAGACTTTTGTTGTAGAGTATCTACCAGTGAACTGCGGGCTTTAACGGCTGATCTCCTTCTATTACATAGGTTAGGATTTAACATCTTTTTGCTTACATTTTCATACAAGGATGGTGTTGAAGATCGTTCATGTAATTGACATATTTTGCCACTACAGTCAATTGAATTCGACCGTTTCAAAGAGGAGGAAGTGGTACCAGGCAATAGGGTGGAAAATGAATTTTCTTTCGAAAAACAAAGATCAATACTGGTTAGTCGTCTTGTAGATAACGGAGAAGAAACATTCGTGTAggatttgatattttgtaactcCTGAGGTGCTCTTTGTAGAGATGCTGATCTTCCAAATGTGGCTGCTGAATGTGGTCTTGTCAAGTAGTAAACACGTAATGAACCCAAAGGGCGACTTCTGTTTCCATAGATAGAATGCATATTATTCATTACATGTCTAGAACAAATCTGTTGAAATAAACTATTACTACATAATTGTGGGTTGGATGATTTAAGAGTTGAATTATCTTGGAATGTAGTTGTCTGTGAATCAAAATTTATTACATTCTGATAGTTGGAATCACTGTTAGACCGTAAGATATTAGAGATATTGGGAATTGTCGATACAATTGGTATATTAGATAATCGTACCTGTTTTACATTCGATGATTGTTGACTTGTATAACGTACTCCACCAATAGATTGTTCATATTCATTCATTCCATTATTCAAATAACTTGGATGATCAACAAATGATTTCCATAATCTTTCATTCCACCAAGATGCATTTTCCATGattcatataattttttttctatatttattaTCCGGGTAaagtttatttgaatttcaacAATTGccaaaataattataaacataaataaaatcTGTTGATGAATATCTTTCTATTTAAATTAAGAAACGTTTacattatttcaaattattttctcTTTAGCACTATATTGAACTTAGGTGTTTGATTTTTACTAATATAACAATCTTGTTTAACCTCCTGATGAGTGTCCTACAATTGACCTTATTTTGATTACAATAttgatttaatatttatttatttatttatagatgTATTTGGTACAATATTTAAATCTACAAATTGGTTATATGATTTCTTCATTTTGAGTAGTATATTACATTACTTGGGTTAATCTTTCAGTGTTTAGGGTTTTGTGAggtgttattattactattattattattattattattattattattattattaagatatTCGATAACACATCAGAAAGTCTAATTTGATTATACTATGACCCgcattatgaatcataaatatGGTATGATAATGAGTGTTACAAAATATCTAATAAGTAAGATAAATATCCATCGATTTAAATAGATGTGTAAAACACAATACTTCAGATGATCAACTTTCAATGGAATATACTTCTAGAAGTAAGAAGTAAATGATGTAACATTTCTTATTAATAAATGGTTTGTTCTTTCTGTTCATGAAACATGAAGTTATtcagttgattgattgattgcaAGTTTTAAATGCTGTGGTTGAGAACTCAGATAACTGTTTAATAAGTTAAACAACCAACAAAGATAGTTactttttgatgtaggtttgttctctgagctggatggtttggtcgtggagctttcatcgtccttctgaacgacatcatcagcacattgaaatcaatccaatttatcaaccaatcaagaaaactATGCAGAaatataggaacaaaaatcaaaccaataggagatacaaccaaaacaaagaaataaacaatgacagatataaggtcaataagaaccaatcaacatcgatgtgcacaggacaagctgtgaatcacatgtggagaaattcaaacactttacTTTaccccgaagtttgtgctgatgatgtcgttcagaaggatgatgaaagctccacgaccaaaccatccagctcagagaacaaacctacatcgaaatcacccatctgagctacaaatcttctccaccatctcaaaaataGTTACGTTACGTAGTAACTATATAATGACGTAttgattataaaataatattgagtaaTTGGAAGAAAGAGGATTATGATAATCAAAGTGATTATTCGAAAGTCAAGCAGTTGCTACCTTGCATAGTATATAAAAAAGAAGGAACTaactaaatattttgatgaaaagtCAGTATTGTAATAGTTGTGTAACAATCAAGTGACGAATATTGAGAATAAGGAAAATACAAAACTGGAAGAACTTCGAAAATAGTTTATCGACAAACACATGAAAGTGATGAAGATAAGAACAAAGGTACCCACTGTTCCGAACAAAGCATTGTTCTTAAAATTACAATTCCTAAATGATGCTACCGAAAAATTGTGACTCAAAGGTTAAGAAAAACGGTACAGAAAACGTTTAATGCAGTCAGGCTAAGTGCCGTTTTCTATAGCCGCCCCATAATAAGAACCGTTAATAAACATAAGTTGCTTGAATTCGCCACATccatgtgtatttaccaatttacgAATTCGTCCTGTGCATATTGCTGAAGCCATCAGAATCTATGTTCACAAACCAAACTTTTCCATTCAAAAGAATTTTGTACAACCAACCTTGTCATGAAACGCggattctggattccactgctagctatcattatctatgcttataatgcttgtgacttaaggcaatatcgagacaaccggcaaaggatgcacatatgacaataagagactgatcaattacagtcctaaaaatcaatgttaagattcaagcaaacaatactaaatgaagttATTCTTCAgtctatttttaaaattttgttcattattcaaCAACTCTTATTTAATGAGATAACTTAAATTCATAATCATAACAATTCTGATAATTTAAAGCAGGAACTGTAAATAGTGAAGTCTAAAATAAAGCTGATACATTTTTCGAGACAACTCTAATCATTTGTTAACTTAGGGAATTCGGGGAGACTATAACTTGTGGACGAACTAAAGAAATTAAAGCTAGCAAGTCTTGAATATTGATgcaaagtttatttattcatatggcAAAGTAGCATTTAGACATTATAGGTGATGTCAACTCGTGATGAAAAGTCTAATTCCCAACCTTAACTTTTAACTTCCAATCCTAATCCCAATtcttcatacatatatatagccCTGTTTTAAACTTAATGAGTAGGCGGGTTTTCTGAAGAtcactttagcgtcgctcaGAGACCCCCTATAAATTATACTCTCACCGAGAATTCATATGGTGATTAGTTATCTTGCATGTTATTTAATCACGAAATTGATACTAACAGATCTCGTTGAGGTTAGTTTGAATTGAACAACTGTTCTTTTAAGTTAGGATCCATCATTGTAAAAATTAATGATTCTTACACAGCATTAAGAAGCTACAAAAGTACTTATTTATGTGagttatttatgtttaaatttatttattcttaattgCATCATTGCAATTTCAGAAGCCAGCTGTAAATTTAACTTACTCATCATTCGATTGCTGGAACAAACATTCCGAATTTAAGAAGATAGTTAAGTCAGAAACTTGAAGGAACATTTCAAGAAATGAAACCAGCTTGTAATAATTCCAGGGAATAGAATGAACTTAAAAAGTTCTGATGCTTTACTCAGCAGTCACGATGAATTATATCATAAACGTCGCTCAAACCCGCGTTTAGATACTAAGGTTTTATCATTCTCGTGGAAACATTAGAAACAATTCGATGAAGAATTTCAAAACAGCATGTATAAATGAGCACAAGTTCGGCAAATGTTTATCTTGTGGTAAGTTTCATTCTCAGAAATCATGTGCATTTCGTTATACTAAATGCTTCAATATTAAGAGAAATTAGACATAAGGAATCGGTGGATGGTAACACTATTCACTTCACGAACAGTGATAGTAAACCTTGTAATTCAGATCTTAGTAAAGTGGACGGTTCTGGCAATCATATATTATTTTGATCCAAAACTTAGAAAAGTAATTTCCACATTCAGAAGTGATTGCGCACCTCCACTTTTTCATTTTACAACCTTATTGTTGACAGACAATACTTAGTTCATTATTTCACTCAAAAACCTATTCTTTAGGTGCTAATGTTGTAATAAGACCTACTGAAATGTCAATGGTTGTGATTACTGAACTCAAACTGCTGACATGAAGATGAATCATGAAGTTGACAGTTCTTCATTCATGTATTTTGAATTTTTGTTGACAAGACTGGACTGTCAATACTAGTTTCGAAAAATTTGAAAAGGCTTAAATTGGAGTTACCTTTACTAGCTTACGAAAAAATTCTCAACCTCTACATAGAGATTCAGTGGCTTCATGTACTTAGTCCAGCGAAAAGATTGGAATTCAAACTACCGAATTCCAACCGCAGAGTGATTCAATCTTCCGCAAATGGTGAATAATCCGCAATGATGCTTGGAGAGCTGAATAGTGTTtaaagaaggaataattgaaCCAGTTCAGTCTTCAGATATTATCAAATCATCAATCTTTCTGATAAAACAACTAGTGATCGGAGGCCTATTGTTTTATTGCATGGGTGACTTGAAAATAATCCTCCTGTATCTCTTCTACGGTTACTACTGGTCTCAAGCCCAGGCAAAGGAGGGGGGTTGGGAACGGGGACACCAACTCCataccgtagaaaacaacctcgcTGAATCGCCAACCGGAGTAGATAGTTTCAACCACTtggttatatctcgaacttagattcttagtatgccGCATATAACTTGAGCACTCAAACGCTAGAACATCCCCAAGTCGCAAATGAGAAAACAGAAGACAAGTGGaaagaatgttattccaaatAGCGTTAATTATGGCACAAAACTgccaggtatttatagttttttagtaaaaaaaaatcattgtaGTTATCGAATTCGCACACAGGGGGTtattagcatttgtccaatagggGAGCTGAACGTAGTGATTCGGGAATGTACTTCCAAAaactgattggatggaatatgtttgGTTCCATCTGAgtttcttagagcttcctcaagttTACCCGTGGGCCGTCCTCACACATCTAAACTCCGACTTAGTAGTTCGAGGATCTTCTCTCAGGACTACGACatctcatggtgaaagccgagattcttcaggagtcacgaggccgatgccccttttTACAACCAGAACAAAAATCAATATAGAAACATGGAGTATCCGGACAATATGGAAGActgggaagaccagtcaaatggcaacggaaatgaggagatacaaattatAAGTACTTTGAAtaagcgaaacccattggatacAAGTTAGACAGAAAATGATAGGTTCGGGAGGGATGCTGCCCTGCCGGTCACGAAGAGAAAAATGcttcacacactcagggagtttcTCCGATGCTGTCAAAATAAACACAAATGCACTtacaggatgggaatctcacggatctaGGACCAttaaagcatccttcaaaacaaggaATGAGGAAATTAAAGTGAATATTATCTGATGTTATGCACTCACCAATGATAGCGCCGACAGGGATAAAGACCAGTTCTACGAAAGGCTGTAATCGACCATAGCCAAGTGCCGAGAAAGGACCTGACAATCCCagtgggagatctaaacgctacATTCGGAGTGGATATGAAACGCAggatatgaaaatataatgggacgaaatggacAGACTggaagaaaggaacgaaaatggtgggAGATTAGCAAATCTGTGTGCCTTCAACAAAATGGTGATAGGTGGCGCCATATTCCACAACAAACACATATAGAAAGCTACATGTGTCTCACAAAAGCACACTTATATGACCAGATCAATCAAATTTGCATCAGCGAAAGTTTCGGGAGATTCATCTGACACCATACTAGACGAGGAACTGAAGTCGGAGATGAAAATAACTCTGGAGATACTCCATCTTCTTTTAAGGAAGATTTGGAAGGAAGATCAAATGCTGACGGACTGGGAAGATATCTcaccaagataccaaagaaaggagatctgtgCAGGTGTGAGTACTGCAGAATAATCATACTGTTATCGGTACGGGTAAAAAGTTctcaatagagtgttgctgaaccgaatgaaagattcagtagacactcaacttcaagatcaacagacTGGTATTGAACAAACCAAATCGCTACATTCAGGATCATTTTTGGACAATCGATCGAGTGCAACTTGTCAGTGtgcatcaacttccttgattatgagagaGCACTTGACAGTGTGGGTAGGAGAAcgttatggaaacttcttcgacaccatGGTTTACCTGAAATCATCAACATCTTCCGGACTTTATACGACGTACTatagtgcaaagtggtgcatggacgACATCTGATAGACGCTTTCCAAGTAAGGACTGGAATCAGATAAGGCTGTCTACTTTCCCCctccctctttcttctggtggtcgactgaGTTAttaagacctcgacatctgaaaAGGAGCCACGGAATAGAGTGGAATGCTTGAAATCAACTAGACTATTTGGATTTTGCAGATGACACAACACTTCTCTTCTATATACACCAAAATGTGAAAgggaagacaaccagtgtagcagcagacctcaacatacacgagGGAAAAACCAAGATCTTCAGGCACAACACAAAGAAAGTCAACCCAAtcgcacttgatggagaagctgtgaaagatgtggaatctttcatgtACCcgagaagcatcatcgatgaacatagaggttcggatgcagatgtaaaggcaaagattgacaaagcaaggaccgcatttctacagttgaagaacatatggaactcaaagcaactcTCAATCAATATGAAAGTCAGAACCTTCAATACGAtcatcaaaacagttctactgtttgGAGCtcaaacttggagaactaccacaaccatcatcaaaatggtacaagtatttgtaaacaattctctacacaagatactcaatgtctgttggccggataccattagcaacagctcactgtgagagagaacaaaccagctccgatgtgaagaagaaatcaggaaaagacgccGAGAGTGTGTAGAACATACATTtctgaaatcatcaaactgcatcacgaggcaagtgttAAATTGGAATCCCGAAaggaagcgaaaaagaggaaggctaaataGCACACTGCGTGGGAAATCGGAAGCAAAgctgaaaaggatgaatagcaactggagagaactagaaagaattgcccagcacagagttggatggagaatgctagtgggcggCCTATTGTCCTCCaggaggagtaacaggcataagtaagtaagttgctTGAGAAGAATATCGTTTTAAACTCACATAAATGTTTATTCTGTGAATACATTTTCAGATATATTGGACACTTGGTTGATGGTAATTATTTTAATCCAGATCTGGCCTCATTTACAAATGTACTATCTACGAACAACCTTACAGACTCACGATTGTATCAGGATCTATGGTGTTACGCGCACAAGTTAGTGGTCCTATCTTTTGGACAGACTTTGATAACTCAGACAGCGTGTCACTCTAGGATCATTTCAGCTTCCTCACAGCTATATCCTTTTCACAGGAAATTGTGATCTTCAGTACACACAACTCTTTCATTCATGTCCTTGTAGTTCGACACTTTAATGCTTCATGCTTGTTTAGCGGTACCTTTAGATTTAGTAATTTATCCAGTCTCTATCTCTTTGCTTCGTTATGTGAATTATATGGACACTTAATCAGTAGTATTTTGAGTAGGCACATTTTTCCTTTCTGACTGTCAGACCTTGATCTGTCTTCAGGATTCAATGAGTAAAACAATACAAACACGTACCCCACTTTCATATCTGCATTTTTATTAGCGGGGTTTATTTAAAGAGTTGTGATGTACCTGGGATCTGTAATATGTCCACATTATTAAAGACTCATTCATGTTAGGGTCACACAACGGGCGGATAAGTACTTATTGGTAGGAAATCTTCAGTATTACCCCCGTAATGTCGCCAATCTACATTGTCATGTTAATCATGTACTTCAAATGTTGAGTTATTAGAGAAATGGGTCAGTATCTGGATATATACTAAGTCCAATCATGGACGGTTGAAACACAGACTTTTCTATCTGATATGCCAAATGTAATCAGTTATTCACAACTCTTGACGACGATTTGTGCTTAAAAGATcctatttttattatcattttactaTGTGCTCAATGGTCTCCATAGAAGACATTTCGATGTTGGGAAGAAAAACTGTTTTGCAAGGCTCATTTGTCTGTGGTTGGACATGAATGCAGATATATGTCACATATCAAACAAAAGTAGAAGATTCCATAAACGGAAAAGTCATCCTTCATTTGGGACTCAATGTTTTGAATTGTTTAAGTCCCAACAATGACTTCATACGGATTATGGTGATCCATTTCTCGAAAAATATTATTCACCTGTAGCCAGTGATTCTTCTAAGTAGCCTGATGTATTCTTCACGACCTCGCCGAATTCAGACTTCATAATCCAGGCTTTGGGAAACGTTTTCAGACTGGAAAGTGTCCCTGTGAGATTAGTAACTATCAATGGTCATCATTCCGGCGCATATGGAGTTATCGCCTGGTTTAATGGTATTGGGTGTAAAGATCGAACCACTACCTTCAAACGCCCTTTGTTCAAATGGTTCGAAAAAAATGTTCGTCAAGACGTTGGAAATTGATAATAATTTCCTTGCTGGTACAACGTTTGATAGAGTGAGGGTAGATTCGACATAGTACAACTGCAACATATAAATGCCAAGCACTCTACAACGAAAGAGACCCCATAAAAAATCGAAAGTAATGAGTTTTTGTTCGAAGATAAACTGTATAGAGATTTTGGAATCTGTACATTATTGTGTAAATAGTCCTTGACCATTGAGGGTCTGACGTCGTTGTGATATTTATGAGTCTGTATGTGAGACTGAAACCGCTCTATGCATAAATTACTTTTGGTAGCATCTCTATGGTTTAATTCCTTAAGTGTAACGTTGCATCTATTGTTCTCTGTATTGATGTATATCATGTTTATCTTGTCATTTGTCCGCAGCTACTACCACTACATAGTTAACAACTTCCAAACTGTCATAAACTCTTCGTTATCGTTGGGGTTTCGACCACCTTTTCATCATCATTCTGGTTAACATTTCGATTTCGTTTAGTGTTCAGCTGACTGAAGCGTTAACCTCAATGAGCTCGTTCGATCGTGTTAACGTTACGGTTTTCGGCGCCAGCATCTCAAAATAAGGGTTTGTATTATGTTTGGGTTTACGGCCTGTAACTGAAGTTCAGAGACAAGAAGAATATATAACTTAAGTACACACAACACATTTtcttattattggttaaacagttgtaatgaatgctactgaaaACAGTGTTCATTGCACCAGTAGGTAAATTTGTTGTAATCATAGGATAAAACGAATTCTCAAGTGattattcgtttgtttgttaTGGTTTGGCAGTTGAAGATGGTTAATTATACTGTATTGCATTCCTAAACTAAACGTAGAAATTTCAGTTGCAAACATTTTGCTTGGTTCTTGAGCCTGTCTGGTTTGTAACTGTTCTTTGTAGATAGGCTTTTATTTCCGTATTTTGTAGTAACTGGATCTAGCCTCCATTTTCACTTCAGATTGAGTTTAACTTTAAGCCCTGGAATTCCTTTGCGAGCTATTAATCAccgttattttgtttgtttttttatgtgTCTGGTGTGTGGTGCCTGTATCTGGTGAGTAATGACGTAGAAGTGCTGGAAGCAAACGATTAATTTTCACACGAAGTAAAATTTATGTAGATAGCCAGTAAACGTACTAGAACGTCCAAAATAGATATTAAATTCTGCGAACACTTATAAGCTTTGTAAAGCTTAGTAAAGCAAGAAATCTACTAAAACGATGAATAAGAAGAGGTTTTGAAGTTGTTAAAGGAGAAGACAGGCAGATTGAAAATAAAGCAAACGATGTCAGTAACTTTTGGATAGTTGTGGATGAATAAGAGTATGGAACTGTATCCAATCTCTTTAATATAGG
Above is a genomic segment from Schistosoma mansoni strain Puerto Rico chromosome 2, complete genome containing:
- a CDS encoding Lmp3-like protein encodes the protein MENASWWNERLWKSFVDHPSYLNNGMNEYEQSIGGVRYTSQQSSNVKQVRLSNIPIVSTIPNISNILRSNSDSNYQNVINFDSQTTTFQDNSTLKSSNPQLCSNSLFQQICSRHVMNNMHSIYGNRSRPLGSLRVYYLTRPHSAATFGRSASLQRAPQELQNIKSYTNVSSPLSTRRLTSIDLCFSKENSFSTLLPGTTSSSLKRSNSIDCSGKICQLHERSSTPSLYENVSKKMLNPNLCNRRRSAVKARSSLVDTLQQKSQPPRRVSSAYGSDKTLRYGNRSTNTFNVDNDQSDYSHIRNIFEGPTQQSHTPTGPNDFISLNSARKLNEQMTAKNQHTLIVQNKTSDTDIHKQLPKSSVLSVTPVSFQNIKFFKNPSSPKRSVKPKFGTPLNKSEQIKPFFEKSEIAFVSMNNTNQNTNKHIIASSGNDSKLEYNAPSQVENKLPVELKSNDTIIIEEDLNVCNKSISKCDSFKNEPVEIIETTANTAIISEVSEKEDKTDSVIPLNEELRDLCKSPECTKATSRFLMSDDQISVVFRNPDTEECQSLSQVDELCSSEGIGEKLDMEHLIPSTNSENRNNDSEETLQSKLISYENDHSSSNSTHKSLEFIEQRNDESQHDNIFDENISNTPNVNEPITVEDECGEMLPSGNQTKEIKGSILHDDFEKTTMHDEPCKCLSISKSNNTEQLPHSFSSSTKLITQNNLSYTDENLSSCNPVITNSFPIKSILKRPKSFVKPQTDSKASNKTSNVTVNAETGCTIYNTNQTGLTFYNTNNQETSSIRPFSANSWKSQIPNVVSNSIIRNFDGDFNTTNISTINNYNINTIRPKSSTLKNKLDTQSKDKLTSNRSNRPGFASFSLKANPISCDAYNLIFSSGILDE